The Allocatelliglobosispora scoriae genome contains a region encoding:
- a CDS encoding BTAD domain-containing putative transcriptional regulator: MEISLLGPLQVRLDDGSVVDVGGARLRALLIRLALDAGRVVTQSALVDAVWADDPPANAVNALQALVSRLRRGGVPIEGLSAGYRLAVPADAVDAHRFERLIAAGDLDRALALWRGPALADVAEAEFARAPVARLTELHLGAVEDRLDERITAGRVDVAEIDELVVAQPLRERPVHLLMRALAGQGRHAEALAAFDRYRELVADQLGGDPSPGLAELHLAILRQELAPAPGPVRTNLRATRTSFLGREDDLLKVGELIGGARLTTLIGPGGSGKTRLAIESAGAALDLFPDGVWMVELAPVTEGAELAQAVLGVMGAREQKLRSDPLLNELREPMDRLVATLRHKRVLLVLDNCEHLIAAVAVLADQLLGDCPELRILATSREPLGIDGEMLWPVEPLHLAEAVRLLAERARAVLPGFVVDDANRPQVVAICRALDGMPLAIELAAARLRTMTPAQLAARIDDRFRLLRGGVRTALPRHQTLRAVIDWSWDLLSVDERAVWQRLALFAGGATAEAAEAVCGRDVLDLLTALADKSLCRSEGDRYLMLETIREYGLERLAEAPDDAERLARLAWATYFVELAERAEPMLRSPQQLDWLAVFETEHDNMHAVLRWAIAHEETVIAMRLIANIGWYWWLRGYRGEAAELVRSVLALPGEVDPRLRAQTALYGSVASVDAFGDFDQAKLWLTEASELIRGVTVVHPMLRLITPMRALMTAGVEGMPEALAEFEPFFDDEDRWVASVTRAFHGHAMLNLGLDAAGAVIDFEIALAGFRELGDRWGMGLVLDALATLDAQRGDAAGAARHAREAIALIEPLGTKEDQVQLRLRLAWARWQEGAYDQAAAEIETASRVADRLGMPVATSSVEHAKATLCRLQGDLAASKRHLERAAELVHGVTAAPQYFAMLADGLAMVAGAAGEFGESRRHHERALELAIESGDAPIVGLVLIGYADLAVRCGDPEQAAVMLGASTGVMGMIDLSSMDWARIEAQARAAIGDDRYAAAFERGSACTMKTAEELANGPTVDRPGRDIGR, encoded by the coding sequence GTGGAGATCTCGCTGCTGGGGCCGTTGCAGGTCCGACTCGATGACGGCAGCGTCGTGGACGTCGGCGGGGCGCGGCTGCGGGCACTGCTGATCCGGCTCGCCCTCGACGCGGGACGGGTCGTCACGCAGTCGGCCCTCGTCGACGCCGTGTGGGCGGACGATCCACCGGCCAACGCGGTCAACGCGTTGCAGGCGCTGGTGTCGCGGTTGCGGCGGGGTGGCGTACCCATCGAGGGGTTGTCGGCCGGCTATCGACTCGCCGTGCCGGCCGACGCGGTCGATGCCCACCGCTTCGAGCGGCTGATCGCCGCAGGCGACCTGGACCGGGCGCTCGCGCTGTGGCGCGGCCCGGCGCTCGCGGATGTCGCGGAGGCCGAGTTCGCCCGGGCGCCCGTCGCGCGCCTGACGGAGCTGCACCTCGGCGCGGTGGAGGACCGGCTCGACGAGCGGATCACCGCCGGTCGGGTGGACGTGGCGGAGATCGACGAACTCGTCGTCGCGCAGCCGCTGCGGGAGCGGCCCGTGCACCTGCTGATGCGGGCGCTCGCCGGGCAGGGGCGGCACGCGGAGGCACTCGCCGCGTTCGACCGCTACCGCGAGCTCGTCGCCGATCAGCTCGGCGGCGATCCGTCGCCGGGCCTCGCCGAGCTGCACCTGGCGATCCTGCGGCAGGAGCTCGCCCCGGCACCCGGACCGGTCCGCACCAACCTCCGTGCGACCCGCACCAGCTTCCTCGGCCGCGAGGACGACCTGCTCAAGGTGGGGGAGCTGATCGGCGGAGCGCGCCTCACCACGCTGATCGGCCCGGGAGGCTCGGGCAAGACGCGGCTCGCGATCGAATCGGCGGGGGCGGCGCTGGACCTGTTCCCGGACGGGGTCTGGATGGTCGAGCTGGCACCCGTGACCGAGGGCGCGGAGCTGGCCCAGGCAGTGCTCGGCGTGATGGGCGCCCGCGAGCAGAAGCTGCGTTCCGATCCGCTCCTCAACGAGCTGCGCGAACCGATGGACCGCCTCGTCGCGACGCTGCGGCACAAGCGCGTGCTGCTCGTGCTCGACAACTGCGAGCACCTCATCGCGGCGGTGGCGGTCCTCGCCGACCAGCTCCTCGGCGACTGCCCGGAGCTGCGCATCCTCGCCACCAGCCGGGAGCCGCTCGGCATCGACGGCGAGATGCTGTGGCCGGTGGAGCCGCTGCACCTCGCCGAGGCGGTCCGCCTGCTGGCGGAGCGGGCCCGCGCGGTGCTGCCGGGATTCGTCGTGGATGACGCGAACCGGCCGCAGGTGGTGGCGATCTGCCGGGCCCTCGACGGCATGCCGCTCGCGATCGAACTCGCCGCCGCCCGGCTGCGGACGATGACCCCGGCGCAGCTCGCGGCCCGCATCGACGACCGGTTCCGGCTGCTGCGCGGCGGCGTGCGGACGGCGCTGCCGAGGCACCAGACCCTGCGCGCCGTCATCGACTGGAGCTGGGACCTGCTCAGCGTGGACGAGCGCGCGGTCTGGCAGCGGCTCGCGCTCTTCGCCGGCGGCGCCACGGCCGAGGCGGCCGAGGCGGTCTGCGGGCGCGATGTCCTGGACCTGCTCACGGCGCTCGCGGACAAGAGCCTGTGCCGCTCGGAGGGCGACCGCTACCTGATGCTGGAGACGATCCGGGAGTACGGCCTGGAGCGCCTCGCCGAGGCACCTGACGACGCGGAGCGGCTGGCCCGGCTGGCCTGGGCGACGTACTTCGTGGAGCTGGCCGAGCGGGCCGAGCCGATGCTCCGCTCGCCGCAGCAGCTGGACTGGCTCGCCGTCTTCGAGACCGAGCACGACAACATGCACGCGGTGCTGCGCTGGGCGATCGCGCATGAGGAGACCGTCATCGCGATGCGGCTCATCGCCAACATCGGCTGGTACTGGTGGCTGCGCGGCTATCGCGGCGAGGCCGCCGAGCTGGTGCGGTCGGTGCTGGCGCTGCCGGGTGAGGTGGACCCGAGGCTGCGGGCGCAGACCGCGCTCTACGGCTCGGTCGCCTCCGTCGACGCATTCGGCGACTTCGATCAGGCGAAGCTGTGGCTGACCGAGGCATCGGAGCTGATCCGCGGCGTCACGGTGGTGCACCCGATGCTGCGCCTGATCACGCCGATGCGGGCGCTGATGACCGCCGGTGTGGAGGGTATGCCGGAGGCGCTGGCGGAGTTCGAGCCGTTCTTCGACGACGAGGACCGCTGGGTCGCCTCGGTGACCAGGGCGTTTCACGGGCACGCGATGCTCAACCTCGGCCTGGACGCGGCGGGTGCCGTGATCGACTTCGAGATCGCCCTCGCCGGGTTCCGGGAGCTCGGCGACCGCTGGGGGATGGGCCTGGTCCTGGACGCGCTGGCGACCCTCGACGCCCAACGCGGCGACGCGGCCGGTGCGGCCCGGCACGCCCGGGAGGCGATCGCGCTGATCGAGCCGCTCGGCACCAAGGAGGACCAGGTGCAGCTGCGGCTGCGGCTGGCCTGGGCCCGCTGGCAGGAGGGCGCATACGACCAGGCGGCGGCGGAGATCGAGACCGCGTCCCGGGTCGCCGATCGGCTCGGCATGCCGGTGGCGACATCGAGTGTCGAGCACGCGAAGGCGACGCTCTGCCGGCTCCAGGGCGACCTCGCGGCGTCGAAGCGGCACCTGGAGCGCGCGGCCGAGCTGGTGCACGGGGTGACGGCGGCGCCGCAGTATTTCGCGATGCTCGCCGATGGACTCGCCATGGTCGCCGGTGCGGCGGGTGAGTTCGGCGAATCGCGGCGCCACCACGAGCGGGCACTGGAGCTGGCGATCGAGTCCGGCGACGCACCGATCGTGGGGCTGGTCCTGATCGGTTACGCCGACCTCGCCGTGCGCTGCGGCGATCCCGAGCAGGCGGCGGTGATGCTGGGCGCGTCCACCGGGGTCATGGGCATGATCGACCTCTCCAGCATGGACTGGGCCAGGATCGAGGCGCAGGCCAGGGCCGCGATCGGCGACGACCGTTACGCGGCGGCGTTCGAGCGCGGATCGGCTTGCACGATGAAGACCGCCGAGGAGCTCGCCAACGGCCCGACCGTCGACCGGCCGGGCCGTGACATCGGCCGCTAG